A single genomic interval of Mauremys reevesii isolate NIE-2019 linkage group 24, ASM1616193v1, whole genome shotgun sequence harbors:
- the ADAM15 gene encoding disintegrin and metalloproteinase domain-containing protein 15 isoform X3 produces MGLRLLLGLLWALGSGSGLPGPRHESGPHGAGWGARRAGGSSRRQREDLGHYWHVTPRILQGNRTLSMAETDLEGFPARLQVALDLEGAQLVLELEQNREVAPGARALLYYLPNGTRVTQAADSQGNCCYRGHVREYPGSWASVCTCSGLSGVLVASENRSYGLEPDPQGPRGRHLAYRPRDMRLGQRECGLGPPNHTQPLLDPEPRRGKREAAPEQPFVELVMVVDHAEFKNYPNMERIQTRMLEIANQVDTFYRPLGVRVALLAVEVWNQGDPIAVGPSARATLERFLQWRQKELLPRLPHDNAQLLTGAPLEGVAVGMASQASMCSAARSGGVSVDHSVSVLVVASTVAHQLGHNLGMNHDGAGRQCDCVGPYQERSCIMAPPTGLMPGLSFSSCSRQDVEQSLRRGQGWCLFNVPEPESLVVRPRCGNWLVEKDETCDCGLREECTDPCCNASSCRLVPGAECATGDTCCQDCKLRGAGSVCREPRGECDLPEFCDGLSPRCPPNTYLQDGQPCAGGQAHCYGGACTTYQGQCQELWGPGSGPVSDVCMASLNARGDEHGHCGQRPDGTYIPCAQRDAGCGRLQCQGGSAQGTLEDGVAPGCRAIPLPLGEDVSNLAMVLPGTACGLGKVCSGGRCQDVSELGVQECGSKCHGHGVCNNNGHCHCEAGWAAPACNSRGAGGSVDSGPGGLEQGGSSLPTTLLIPAALLLALALGLWYTKRTGLHQRLCQLGKGTSCQYSAKPGTQVQLLSAGVSAEPNGISQLEPRGSNEPHPGHPQPLQWPQSTELQMMPISKPIPHGWARPDPPSKPLPPDPVPKESQPPGPAKLPLPRRLLPSDPAGPLGAGPELCLVRSDGPHVMVLPSRPAPPPPTGHLQYT; encoded by the exons GCGGCAGCTCCAGGCGGCAGCGCGAGGACCTGGGACATTATTGGCACGTGACGCCCCGGATCCTGCAGGGCAACCGGACACTCAGCATGGCCGAGACAGACCTG GAGGGCTTCCCGGCCCGGCTACAGGTGGCCCTGGATCTGGAGGGGGCACAGCTTGTGCTGGAGTTAGAGCAAAACCG GGAGGTGGCTCCGGGTGCCCGGGCGCTGCTCTATTACCTGCCCAACGGCACGCGGGTGACGCAGGCCGCCGACTCGCAG GGAAACTGCTGCTACCGGGGCCACGTCCGGGAGTATCCAGGCTCCTGGGCCAGCGTCTGCACCTGCTCCGGACTCAG CGGCGTCCTCGTGGCCTCGGAGAACAGGAGCTACGGCCTGGAGCCGGACCCCCAAGGGCCCCGTGGGAGGCACCTGGCCTACCGGCCCCGGGACATGCGGCTGGGACAGAGGGAGTGTGGGCTGGGCCCCCCCAACCACACGCAGCCACTGCTGGACCCGGAACCACGCAGg GGGAAGCGGGAGGCAGCCCCAGAGCAGCCCTTCGTGGAGCTGGTGATGGTGGTGGACCATGCAGAG TTCAAGAATTACCCCAACATGGAACGGATCCAGACCCGGATGCTGGAGATCGCCAACCAGGTGGACACG TTCTATCGGCCCCTGGGCGTCCGCGTGGCGCTGCTGGCGGTGGAAGTGTGGAACCAAGGGGACCCCATCGCCGTGGGGCCCAGTGCCCGGGCCACGCTGGAGCGCTTCCTGCAATGGAGGCAGAAGGAGCTGCTGCCCCGGCTCCCGCATGACAACGCCCAGCTGCTCAC GGGGGCCCCGCTGGAGGGGGTGGCGGTGGGGATGGCGTCCCAGGCCTCCATGTGCTCGGCTGCGCGATCGGGCGGGGTCAGCGTG GATCACTCGGTCAGCGTCCTGGTCGTGGCCTCCACCGTGGCTCACCAGCTGGGCCACAACCTGGGCATGAACCACGACGGTGCCGGGCGCCAGTGTGACTGCGTCGGCCCCTACCAGGAGCGGAGCTGCATCATGGCGCCACCCACAGG GCTGATGCCCGGTCTGAGCTTCAGCAGCTGCAGCCGGCAGGACGTGGAGCAGAGCCTGCGCCGGGGCCAGGGCTGGTGCCTCTTCAATGTGCCCGAGCCCGAGAGCTTGGTCGTGCGCCCGCGCTGCGGGAACTGGCTGGTGGAGAAGGACGAGACGTGTGACTGCGGCCTCCGGGAG gaGTGCACTGACCCCTGCTGCAACGCCAGCAGCTGCCGGCTGGTCCCTGGAGCTGAGTGTGCCACGGGGGATACCTGCTGTCAGGACTGCAAG CTGCGAGGGGCCGGCTCCGTGTGCCGGGAGCCCCGTGGTGAGTGCGACCTCCCCGAGTTCTGCGACGGGCTGTCCCCACGCTGCCCTCCCAACACATACCTGCAGGACGGGCAACCCTGTGCCGGGGGCCAGGCCCACTGCTACGGGGGGGCCTGCACCACCTACCAGGGCCAGTgccaggagctgtggggcccag GTTCGGGGCCTGTCTCCGACGTCTGCATGGCATCCCTGAATGCCAGAGGGGATGAGCATGGGCACTGCGGGCAGCGCCCTGATGGCACCTACATCCCCTGTGCCCAGCG GGATGCTGGCTGCGGGAGGCTGCAGTGCCAGGGGGGCAGTGCCCAGGGCACACTGGAGGATGGGGTGGCACCTGGCTGCCGCGCTatccccctgcccctgggcgAGGATGTGAGCAACCTGGCCATGGTGCTGCCGGGCACGGCCTGTGGCCTCGGGAAG GTGTGCAGTGGTGGCCGGTGCCAGGACGTCTccgagctgggggtgcaggagtgtgGGAGTAAATGCCACGGGCACGGG gtctGCAACAACAACGGGCACTGCCACTGTGAGGCGGGCTGGGCCGCCCCCGCCTGCAACAGccggggggccgggggcagcgtggACAGTGGCCCCGGGGGCCTGGAGcaag GGGGCAGCTCgctccccaccaccctgctgATCCCGGCCGCGCTGCTCCTGGCCCTCGCTCTGGGGCTTTGGTACACCAAGCGCACCGGCCTGCACCAGCGCCTCTGCCAGCTCGGCAAGGGCACCAGCTGCCAGTACAG CGCCAAGCCAGGCACCCAGGTGCAATTGCTCAGCGCAGGAGTCTCGGCCGAGCCGAACGG GATCTCTCAGCTGGAGCCGCGAGGCTCCAACGAGCCCCACCCTgggcacccgcagcccctgcaGTGGCCCCAGAGCACCGAGCTGCAGATGATGCCCATCAGTAAG CCCATTCCCCACGGCTGGGCCCGGCCCGACCCGCCTTCCAAGCCGCTCCCGCCCGACCCGGTTCCTAAGGAATCCCAG cctccaggccctgccaagctgcccctgcccaggaggCTGCTGCCCTCGGATCCCGCCGGGCCCCTCGGCGCCGGGCCCGAGCTGTGCTTGGTGCGCTCCGACGGCCCCCACGTCATGGTGCTCCCCTCCAG gccagctcccccgccccccactgg
- the ADAM15 gene encoding disintegrin and metalloproteinase domain-containing protein 15 isoform X7 translates to MGLRLLLGLLWALGSGSGLPGPRHESGPHGAGWGARRAGGSSRRQREDLGHYWHVTPRILQGNRTLSMAETDLEGFPARLQVALDLEGAQLVLELEQNREVAPGARALLYYLPNGTRVTQAADSQGNCCYRGHVREYPGSWASVCTCSGLSGVLVASENRSYGLEPDPQGPRGRHLAYRPRDMRLGQRECGLGPPNHTQPLLDPEPRRGKREAAPEQPFVELVMVVDHAEFKNYPNMERIQTRMLEIANQVDTFYRPLGVRVALLAVEVWNQGDPIAVGPSARATLERFLQWRQKELLPRLPHDNAQLLTGAPLEGVAVGMASQASMCSAARSGGVSVDHSVSVLVVASTVAHQLGHNLGMNHDGAGRQCDCVGPYQERSCIMAPPTGLMPGLSFSSCSRQDVEQSLRRGQGWCLFNVPEPESLVVRPRCGNWLVEKDETCDCGLREECTDPCCNASSCRLVPGAECATGDTCCQDCKLRGAGSVCREPRGECDLPEFCDGLSPRCPPNTYLQDGQPCAGGQAHCYGGACTTYQGQCQELWGPGSGPVSDVCMASLNARGDEHGHCGQRPDGTYIPCAQRDAGCGRLQCQGGSAQGTLEDGVAPGCRAIPLPLGEDVSNLAMVLPGTACGLGKVCSGGRCQDVSELGVQECGSKCHGHGVCNNNGHCHCEAGWAAPACNSRGAGGSVDSGPGGLEQGGSSLPTTLLIPAALLLALALGLWYTKRTGLHQRLCQLGKGTSCQYRISQLEPRGSNEPHPGHPQPLQWPQSTELQMMPISKPPGPAKLPLPRRLLPSDPAGPLGAGPELCLVRSDGPHVMVLPSRPAPPPPTGHLQYT, encoded by the exons GCGGCAGCTCCAGGCGGCAGCGCGAGGACCTGGGACATTATTGGCACGTGACGCCCCGGATCCTGCAGGGCAACCGGACACTCAGCATGGCCGAGACAGACCTG GAGGGCTTCCCGGCCCGGCTACAGGTGGCCCTGGATCTGGAGGGGGCACAGCTTGTGCTGGAGTTAGAGCAAAACCG GGAGGTGGCTCCGGGTGCCCGGGCGCTGCTCTATTACCTGCCCAACGGCACGCGGGTGACGCAGGCCGCCGACTCGCAG GGAAACTGCTGCTACCGGGGCCACGTCCGGGAGTATCCAGGCTCCTGGGCCAGCGTCTGCACCTGCTCCGGACTCAG CGGCGTCCTCGTGGCCTCGGAGAACAGGAGCTACGGCCTGGAGCCGGACCCCCAAGGGCCCCGTGGGAGGCACCTGGCCTACCGGCCCCGGGACATGCGGCTGGGACAGAGGGAGTGTGGGCTGGGCCCCCCCAACCACACGCAGCCACTGCTGGACCCGGAACCACGCAGg GGGAAGCGGGAGGCAGCCCCAGAGCAGCCCTTCGTGGAGCTGGTGATGGTGGTGGACCATGCAGAG TTCAAGAATTACCCCAACATGGAACGGATCCAGACCCGGATGCTGGAGATCGCCAACCAGGTGGACACG TTCTATCGGCCCCTGGGCGTCCGCGTGGCGCTGCTGGCGGTGGAAGTGTGGAACCAAGGGGACCCCATCGCCGTGGGGCCCAGTGCCCGGGCCACGCTGGAGCGCTTCCTGCAATGGAGGCAGAAGGAGCTGCTGCCCCGGCTCCCGCATGACAACGCCCAGCTGCTCAC GGGGGCCCCGCTGGAGGGGGTGGCGGTGGGGATGGCGTCCCAGGCCTCCATGTGCTCGGCTGCGCGATCGGGCGGGGTCAGCGTG GATCACTCGGTCAGCGTCCTGGTCGTGGCCTCCACCGTGGCTCACCAGCTGGGCCACAACCTGGGCATGAACCACGACGGTGCCGGGCGCCAGTGTGACTGCGTCGGCCCCTACCAGGAGCGGAGCTGCATCATGGCGCCACCCACAGG GCTGATGCCCGGTCTGAGCTTCAGCAGCTGCAGCCGGCAGGACGTGGAGCAGAGCCTGCGCCGGGGCCAGGGCTGGTGCCTCTTCAATGTGCCCGAGCCCGAGAGCTTGGTCGTGCGCCCGCGCTGCGGGAACTGGCTGGTGGAGAAGGACGAGACGTGTGACTGCGGCCTCCGGGAG gaGTGCACTGACCCCTGCTGCAACGCCAGCAGCTGCCGGCTGGTCCCTGGAGCTGAGTGTGCCACGGGGGATACCTGCTGTCAGGACTGCAAG CTGCGAGGGGCCGGCTCCGTGTGCCGGGAGCCCCGTGGTGAGTGCGACCTCCCCGAGTTCTGCGACGGGCTGTCCCCACGCTGCCCTCCCAACACATACCTGCAGGACGGGCAACCCTGTGCCGGGGGCCAGGCCCACTGCTACGGGGGGGCCTGCACCACCTACCAGGGCCAGTgccaggagctgtggggcccag GTTCGGGGCCTGTCTCCGACGTCTGCATGGCATCCCTGAATGCCAGAGGGGATGAGCATGGGCACTGCGGGCAGCGCCCTGATGGCACCTACATCCCCTGTGCCCAGCG GGATGCTGGCTGCGGGAGGCTGCAGTGCCAGGGGGGCAGTGCCCAGGGCACACTGGAGGATGGGGTGGCACCTGGCTGCCGCGCTatccccctgcccctgggcgAGGATGTGAGCAACCTGGCCATGGTGCTGCCGGGCACGGCCTGTGGCCTCGGGAAG GTGTGCAGTGGTGGCCGGTGCCAGGACGTCTccgagctgggggtgcaggagtgtgGGAGTAAATGCCACGGGCACGGG gtctGCAACAACAACGGGCACTGCCACTGTGAGGCGGGCTGGGCCGCCCCCGCCTGCAACAGccggggggccgggggcagcgtggACAGTGGCCCCGGGGGCCTGGAGcaag GGGGCAGCTCgctccccaccaccctgctgATCCCGGCCGCGCTGCTCCTGGCCCTCGCTCTGGGGCTTTGGTACACCAAGCGCACCGGCCTGCACCAGCGCCTCTGCCAGCTCGGCAAGGGCACCAGCTGCCAGTACAG GATCTCTCAGCTGGAGCCGCGAGGCTCCAACGAGCCCCACCCTgggcacccgcagcccctgcaGTGGCCCCAGAGCACCGAGCTGCAGATGATGCCCATCAGTAAG cctccaggccctgccaagctgcccctgcccaggaggCTGCTGCCCTCGGATCCCGCCGGGCCCCTCGGCGCCGGGCCCGAGCTGTGCTTGGTGCGCTCCGACGGCCCCCACGTCATGGTGCTCCCCTCCAG gccagctcccccgccccccactgg
- the ADAM15 gene encoding disintegrin and metalloproteinase domain-containing protein 15 isoform X5: MGLRLLLGLLWALGSGSGLPGPRHESGPHGAGWGARRAGGSSRRQREDLGHYWHVTPRILQGNRTLSMAETDLEGFPARLQVALDLEGAQLVLELEQNREVAPGARALLYYLPNGTRVTQAADSQGNCCYRGHVREYPGSWASVCTCSGLSGVLVASENRSYGLEPDPQGPRGRHLAYRPRDMRLGQRECGLGPPNHTQPLLDPEPRRGKREAAPEQPFVELVMVVDHAEFKNYPNMERIQTRMLEIANQVDTFYRPLGVRVALLAVEVWNQGDPIAVGPSARATLERFLQWRQKELLPRLPHDNAQLLTGAPLEGVAVGMASQASMCSAARSGGVSVDHSVSVLVVASTVAHQLGHNLGMNHDGAGRQCDCVGPYQERSCIMAPPTGLMPGLSFSSCSRQDVEQSLRRGQGWCLFNVPEPESLVVRPRCGNWLVEKDETCDCGLREECTDPCCNASSCRLVPGAECATGDTCCQDCKLRGAGSVCREPRGECDLPEFCDGLSPRCPPNTYLQDGQPCAGGQAHCYGGACTTYQGQCQELWGPGSGPVSDVCMASLNARGDEHGHCGQRPDGTYIPCAQRDAGCGRLQCQGGSAQGTLEDGVAPGCRAIPLPLGEDVSNLAMVLPGTACGLGKVCSGGRCQDVSELGVQECGSKCHGHGVCNNNGHCHCEAGWAAPACNSRGAGGSVDSGPGGLEQGGSSLPTTLLIPAALLLALALGLWYTKRTGLHQRLCQLGKGTSCQYRISQLEPRGSNEPHPGHPQPLQWPQSTELQMMPISKALLRDRPPPPTRPLPADPVLKGAQPPGPAKLPLPRRLLPSDPAGPLGAGPELCLVRSDGPHVMVLPSRPAPPPPTGHLQYT, encoded by the exons GCGGCAGCTCCAGGCGGCAGCGCGAGGACCTGGGACATTATTGGCACGTGACGCCCCGGATCCTGCAGGGCAACCGGACACTCAGCATGGCCGAGACAGACCTG GAGGGCTTCCCGGCCCGGCTACAGGTGGCCCTGGATCTGGAGGGGGCACAGCTTGTGCTGGAGTTAGAGCAAAACCG GGAGGTGGCTCCGGGTGCCCGGGCGCTGCTCTATTACCTGCCCAACGGCACGCGGGTGACGCAGGCCGCCGACTCGCAG GGAAACTGCTGCTACCGGGGCCACGTCCGGGAGTATCCAGGCTCCTGGGCCAGCGTCTGCACCTGCTCCGGACTCAG CGGCGTCCTCGTGGCCTCGGAGAACAGGAGCTACGGCCTGGAGCCGGACCCCCAAGGGCCCCGTGGGAGGCACCTGGCCTACCGGCCCCGGGACATGCGGCTGGGACAGAGGGAGTGTGGGCTGGGCCCCCCCAACCACACGCAGCCACTGCTGGACCCGGAACCACGCAGg GGGAAGCGGGAGGCAGCCCCAGAGCAGCCCTTCGTGGAGCTGGTGATGGTGGTGGACCATGCAGAG TTCAAGAATTACCCCAACATGGAACGGATCCAGACCCGGATGCTGGAGATCGCCAACCAGGTGGACACG TTCTATCGGCCCCTGGGCGTCCGCGTGGCGCTGCTGGCGGTGGAAGTGTGGAACCAAGGGGACCCCATCGCCGTGGGGCCCAGTGCCCGGGCCACGCTGGAGCGCTTCCTGCAATGGAGGCAGAAGGAGCTGCTGCCCCGGCTCCCGCATGACAACGCCCAGCTGCTCAC GGGGGCCCCGCTGGAGGGGGTGGCGGTGGGGATGGCGTCCCAGGCCTCCATGTGCTCGGCTGCGCGATCGGGCGGGGTCAGCGTG GATCACTCGGTCAGCGTCCTGGTCGTGGCCTCCACCGTGGCTCACCAGCTGGGCCACAACCTGGGCATGAACCACGACGGTGCCGGGCGCCAGTGTGACTGCGTCGGCCCCTACCAGGAGCGGAGCTGCATCATGGCGCCACCCACAGG GCTGATGCCCGGTCTGAGCTTCAGCAGCTGCAGCCGGCAGGACGTGGAGCAGAGCCTGCGCCGGGGCCAGGGCTGGTGCCTCTTCAATGTGCCCGAGCCCGAGAGCTTGGTCGTGCGCCCGCGCTGCGGGAACTGGCTGGTGGAGAAGGACGAGACGTGTGACTGCGGCCTCCGGGAG gaGTGCACTGACCCCTGCTGCAACGCCAGCAGCTGCCGGCTGGTCCCTGGAGCTGAGTGTGCCACGGGGGATACCTGCTGTCAGGACTGCAAG CTGCGAGGGGCCGGCTCCGTGTGCCGGGAGCCCCGTGGTGAGTGCGACCTCCCCGAGTTCTGCGACGGGCTGTCCCCACGCTGCCCTCCCAACACATACCTGCAGGACGGGCAACCCTGTGCCGGGGGCCAGGCCCACTGCTACGGGGGGGCCTGCACCACCTACCAGGGCCAGTgccaggagctgtggggcccag GTTCGGGGCCTGTCTCCGACGTCTGCATGGCATCCCTGAATGCCAGAGGGGATGAGCATGGGCACTGCGGGCAGCGCCCTGATGGCACCTACATCCCCTGTGCCCAGCG GGATGCTGGCTGCGGGAGGCTGCAGTGCCAGGGGGGCAGTGCCCAGGGCACACTGGAGGATGGGGTGGCACCTGGCTGCCGCGCTatccccctgcccctgggcgAGGATGTGAGCAACCTGGCCATGGTGCTGCCGGGCACGGCCTGTGGCCTCGGGAAG GTGTGCAGTGGTGGCCGGTGCCAGGACGTCTccgagctgggggtgcaggagtgtgGGAGTAAATGCCACGGGCACGGG gtctGCAACAACAACGGGCACTGCCACTGTGAGGCGGGCTGGGCCGCCCCCGCCTGCAACAGccggggggccgggggcagcgtggACAGTGGCCCCGGGGGCCTGGAGcaag GGGGCAGCTCgctccccaccaccctgctgATCCCGGCCGCGCTGCTCCTGGCCCTCGCTCTGGGGCTTTGGTACACCAAGCGCACCGGCCTGCACCAGCGCCTCTGCCAGCTCGGCAAGGGCACCAGCTGCCAGTACAG GATCTCTCAGCTGGAGCCGCGAGGCTCCAACGAGCCCCACCCTgggcacccgcagcccctgcaGTGGCCCCAGAGCACCGAGCTGCAGATGATGCCCATCAGTAAG GCCTTGCTGCGGGACAGGCCGCCCCCCCCCACGCGCCCGCTGCCTGCAGACCCTGTGCTGAAAGGCGCTCAG cctccaggccctgccaagctgcccctgcccaggaggCTGCTGCCCTCGGATCCCGCCGGGCCCCTCGGCGCCGGGCCCGAGCTGTGCTTGGTGCGCTCCGACGGCCCCCACGTCATGGTGCTCCCCTCCAG gccagctcccccgccccccactgg